A window from Rhea pennata isolate bPtePen1 chromosome 1, bPtePen1.pri, whole genome shotgun sequence encodes these proteins:
- the TEX30 gene encoding testis-expressed protein 30, with amino-acid sequence MSGHAEVKVKIPFGNKYLDAIFSVPKKKLTCGVILTHGAGGDMNFPQLVSLAGYLASHGVLCLRFTCKGLNIAYRAKAYKTVVEYLKLSDDYKLSGVFLAGRSMGSRAAASVIRQLSQDGGDDFIQGLVCLSYPLHRPKLQSRLRDEDLLFIRCPVLFVSGSADEMCEKQLLEDVASKMKAPKKIHWIDKANHGMSVKGRTTDDIMEEINTQVFFWLRENIELEHK; translated from the exons ATGAGCGGGCACGCAGAG gTTAAAGTGAAAATACCTTTTGGAAACAAATATCTGGATGCTATTTTTTCTGTCCCAAAGAAGAAATTAACATGTGGAGTGATTCTTACCCATGGAGCTGGAGGAGATATGAATTTCCCTCAGTTAGTTTCTTTGGCAGGCTATCTTGCATCCCATGGAGTTCTGTGCCTGCGGTTTACTTGTAAAGGCCTTAACATTGCTTATAGGGCTAAAGCATACAAAACAGTTGTG GAATACTTAAAGCTTTCTGATGATTATAAACTTTCAGGTGTTTTCCTTGCAG GCCGTTCCATGGGCTCACGAGCTGCTGCCTCAGTGATACGTCAGCTTAGCCAGGATGGTGGTGATGACTTCATTCAAGGCTTAGTGTGTTTATCTTACCCATTGCATCGACCAAAACTTCAGTCCAGGCTCCGGGATGAGGATTTATTATTTATCAGGTGTCCAGTGTTATTTGTCTCAGGATCAGCAGATGAGATGTGTGAAAAA CAATTGTTAGAAGATGTGgcaagcaaaatgaaagctcCTAAAAAAATTCATTGGATTGATAAAGCAAACCATGGGATGTCAGTCAAAGGACGAACAACAGATGATATCATGGAAGAAATAAACACACAGGTTTTTTTTTGGCTCAGAGAAAACATTGAACTAGAGCACAAATGA